GCACATAATAAATAATCGTTTTATTTTTTAATATTTCAGGCAACCGCTCGTCCAGTTCGTCAATTGAATAAGCTTCACTGACTCCAAGAACCTTAGGTGCTTGCTGTTGCCCCAAACGTCTACCAGTCCATTGTTCCTGAGCCACATTACAAGCACGATTAAATAAATAACTTTCCCCCTTCTCTCCAGCCTCTATAATCAGCAACGCTTCAGGCTCATTAAACCCGGTTAAATAGTAAAAATTACTATCCTGACGAAAACGATAATGGGCATCCCCATTGCGCAACACTTCATTAGCAGCAGGAATAATTGCCAAGGCGCCTAGTGGTAATTGGGCGGCTAATCGTTGCCTTCTTGACTGATACTCTTGCTTTGTAATCATTTTTTACTTCCTTTTGGGTGAGCGCATTGCAACTAGTGGGCTGTACGAGAGTCACGCGGATTATCTTCCAATAAATCGCCATAGATTTTCAGTACTGCCATACGCGTATATTCACTAACTTCAACAAGCGCTTTTTCATCTTCTTCATCGACTTGCAACGATTCGTAATCCAATTGCGCAAATTCAAGAATATGATGTAAAGCTTCTTGTGCCTCTTTTTCTTGAAGTTGTTCATAGTTTACGCCTGCCATCGCGATGCCTTGAGTAAATCCTTCACACCACTCACCGAATGCCTGGGCGCGGGTCATCAAAGACTCTTCATCATCAGGTAACAATAACTGAAATTCAAAATCGAAATTAGTAAGCTGCTGTTGACTAATCAAAAAAACATCAAACATTGCCATAGCAGCAGCGCGTGTTGCTTCATCTTTTTTAGCTTTAACCGTCAATGCACGTAAATAAGCTTCACCTTCTGTTATAGCTCCAGCACAAAGATAACCGCACATCACTCCATGCAGTTCGCTTCCGGAAATAGGTAATGCCAGTACAGAAATAGTGTCAATAAACATTTGATACGCTGGGAGATGTAAGGCTTTATTTTCAGTAAACATAATACACTCTTTTTTAGAAAATAATTAATTCTATTGACACTTTGTTTCATCAGCGCAAAATATCAATCCGTCTAATCATAACTGATTTGCCCGAGCAAGCCAAAATTGTTACTATTTAGACAGCACTGTCACATTGTATAGGCTAAGGAAAAATGACTATTTCAAAATCGTGCTCTATTAAA
This region of Legionella clemsonensis genomic DNA includes:
- a CDS encoding UPF0149 family protein; the protein is MFTENKALHLPAYQMFIDTISVLALPISGSELHGVMCGYLCAGAITEGEAYLRALTVKAKKDEATRAAAMAMFDVFLISQQQLTNFDFEFQLLLPDDEESLMTRAQAFGEWCEGFTQGIAMAGVNYEQLQEKEAQEALHHILEFAQLDYESLQVDEEDEKALVEVSEYTRMAVLKIYGDLLEDNPRDSRTAH